AGGCCCTGCGCAGCACGAGGTGGCGGCTGCCGGCGGAGGCGTCGAGGCCGCTGACGGTGGGGTTCGTGGTCGTGACGGGGTTCTGGCTGTTCCTGCCGCCGCTGCTGCGGTGTGACGCGGTGGGGAAGGGGCGGAGGGAGACCATTGCGGTTATCGAGTTTGGGAAAGGGGTTTGGAGCATGTTGAGATTTAACTCATTTAACGTAGTAAGTGGTCCTTGAATTCCTCCATATTTTGTAAAGATTAGTCGTCCTTGGGCCACAAACATAGTTAAAGGGCggattttgaaaaactttcttCTAAGGCTGGTCGaactattttaaaagcttaaattattaaaaaaaataatttttttttggttgaatgaaGAATTTGTAGTTCAATAATTAACTATTATgccattccttctttttggataatgcaaaaaataattcttgcttctttttatttaagaaaaccgCTAGCTTGACAGTTTGACAGATCTGTCATTATTTTTGACCCCACgatgtttcaattaatgagtgctttatgtaaaacacaaggtgatggtgtgtggatctatagTTAAAAATAGCTGACGATGCTGTTAAACTGTCAGGCTAGCGGCTTTCTTTTATTCAATCTTCAACTTCGCTCATGAACTTTAGTTTTTCTTGATTTAATCCTATTCTTCTTAAATCAAAAAGTTCAGTCATTTCTAATTGACTTACTAATAAAATCCACACACCAAGGTCGTCACAAAGTTCAAAGCACCTATTTAATTAGGAGACTTGGACCGTGAGACCTATAGGCATAAAGGTCATTGAAAATGCCGGTAAACTAAGTGATTGGTTTTGGGCCTCTTGGCTAGTTGCTAAGGCAATACAAGTATCAAGCCATTCAATTTGGCCACAAATACAATCCTACAATATTTTCAATACGCTTTCCGAAGAAGGTTTGGGAGACCAAATAGCTGTCACGACCTGAATTTTTCATGCAATTTGAACGTCGAAAGAATAAATAATTTGTTTTTGTCTTGTCTAGTGGCTACCGCAATACAGGTATAAAGCCATCCAATTTGGCCACGAGTACAATCCTATAATTTTCTCAATACATTTTCCGATGACGGTATGTGGTTGGGAGGACCACGGTCCCTCGcttgtggctggcgagggtaAGCCGGCGACCTTTGCAGGCCCAAGGGTTTGGGGAAAAaagactaaagaaaagaaaaaataataaaaatttaagaattattataatattatttaaaaagtgcCACGTCGTCAGCACCAACCggccaaatgaattgaattagcgtgaatgcaaaaaagtttaggattgaattggtacgaaaagaatttatgactaaattgacataattacattAGACTAGGACTTTTGGAAGTtattcctttttacttttttaaggTGCACACGATAACACTTCTGAAGCAAACTACTTCAGAAGTATTTCGGGAGCAAAAGTCCACTTAGTAAATGCCTTTCTTTggttagaaatcaatttctaaaaaaaaagtaagaaaaataaatttttggctagaaattaatttctcaagTAAAAATGTTGTCACGCGGCTAGAGAACCATGAAAGAAGAAACGGGCGGGtctagggtgcgtatggtaacgtttctgttcccgaaacaacttttggaacagaaacactttttttttgtttcttgctcCGGccacgatttttgggaacagaaacgcgtttggtaactataaaaaaaaaaaaatgtgttcaaaagctttgataagaAGTCTTCgtctttgagagtgtgaaggagtagtccaggaacagggggttgcaaaaagtgtttctcttgcgttataaaatgtgttcaaaagctttgataaaaagtgttccgggaacaaagaaacaagtattttttgtttctcgcttctgctccaaaagtattcccgtttctgaaaagtgttccTGAAATACTTTGGAAACACTCTTTTACCATACGCATTTCTGTTCTCAAAGTATTCTCGGAACACTTTGGaaatagaaacactttttctagagcgttaccatacgcacccctACAAACTAGACTCCACCTCTGCCCGCCGGTGAGGCTTGCCCAGTTTCCCACGTGATTTTTCAattcccttttttgaaaatttattaacaACCACAGTAAAGTCTGGTCTTTCTCAGAAAATCGATGCTCGCGTGGGCCCTACGCCAATCATCGCGTCACATGTTCTTTTtccatgtatatatatgtatatatatattttatatagtATATATTTTTCTGTTTTAATTACCCATCTTCTTATTAATTATCTTATTGTATGAATAATTATTGGAATTGGTATTATTAAAACTAAATGGGCCAAGCagaaattttaggaaaaaagatCTTTTagatctctttcctttttctttttttttttgtttcacagTTCCTTACATGAAAGTATCATAATCTTTCTTTCGCATTCTTGTAGATCGTGCGTATGTGCTCAACCGGCAAAATGTCTGTTGGTGGTTTCCTTCTTCCCGCTCTACCAGCGGAGAGACTCCGTAGACGAAAAGATCCTCATGTTGATGTACTCCGTCCACATGTATCTCGGGCTCAAGGTGGCTATGGCAGCGGTCGGTGCTGCGACTAGCCGGCTCATCGGCGTGGCAGTGGAGCCACCGTTCACGTCGCTGCAGGACTTCTGGGGACGGCAGTGGAACCTCATCGTGACAAGCATCCTGCACTCGAGTGTGTACGACCCCGTGCGATTGGCCTCGGGCCGCCTCGTCGGGAGGCGGTGGGCCTCTCTGCGTGCCGTGCTCGCGACGTTCGCGGTGTAGGCCCTCATGCACGAGCTGACGCTTTATTACGTCGGGAGGAAGGAGTCCGCGTGGGTGGTCATGGGGTTCTTCCTCCTCCACGGGGGTCGCCGTAGCGGCAGAGGTGGTGGCAAAGAAGGCGCTGCGTGGAACGACGTGACGGCTGCCGCCAGAGGCATCAAGGGTGTTGATGGTGGGGTTCGTGATGGTGACAGGGTTCTGGCTGTTCCTGCCGCCACTCCTGCGGTGCGACGCCGTGGCGAAGGCGGGGAGGGAGACCATTGCGGTTATTGAGTTTGTGAAAGGGCATTGGAGCATCTTGAGGTTCATCTTACAAACCATAGCGAGTGGTCCTTGAATTGTTCCATATTTTCCATAGGTTAGTTTCCTTTGGATCAGTACGTAACATAGTTAAAGGGCGGATTATTGCAAAAGTTTATTCTTTGTCGATAAtgcaaaaataattcttgcatCTTTTTTATCAATGTTCTGAACTTTAGTTTTATTTCTAGGGAAAAGGTCATTGAAAAATGCCACAACACCAAATCTCGGCCTTGGCTAGCGGTTGCCATAAGGTTAACTGCTCGAAAAGTCCTAATCAGTTGTACGACatccaattcaatattaaaattttcaattgtgccaatatagttttaaatcttttgacgatttatcaatcggttctaaacctttcaattgtgccaatttagggCCGATTTAATTCctaacattttgataatttgtcaatgtgGTCTTTTTCGCCAATATAGATTTAGCaccaaattggcaaaattttacAAGGTTCGGGACTAAATCAGCAAAACTTCAGAAGATTCAgaaacataattgaaaagtttgggattgaatggataaattgtcaaaaggtttaagactaaattgacacaattaaaaagtttaggatcggTTATCGCAATACAAGTATAGAAGCCCATAAGCTTCTCCCTTTTTCAAAGAAGGAACGGAAGATCAAAAAGCAACTTTTTTCTAAATACTGGCAAGTAGAACATTTATTGTGTGATGTATCTCTTTTTAGTATCTATTACATAGCAATTGATCAGAGGTTGTTGCTACGAGGAGCTAGCCATCATCATCGGCGCCGCTGACCCTGTATCCGACAGGACCTTCCGCCCAAGGATAGCTGTCGGGGGTCGCCCGCGACTCCAAGTTCCTTCCTGGGTTTTCTCCTGCGTTTGAATCCGATCGAACAACGTTACTCGCTTATCATATCTCAGAGCAGAATAATTTCCCAAATCCCTCTAGTACGGAGAGACCCTAAAGTGAGTATGGTTCGAGAGAGCGACAGAGAGAGAACCTGTCTTATGAGTTGGATTGAGAACCCTGGTTGCTTCGCCACCGAGCGCGGAGGAAACTACCAGAACGAGCACTATGGCTGCAAGAAGCGACCTGTTATGACCCATTTCTATGTACCCACTTCTCTATTACGAGTTCTCAGAAGACATGTACTTGGTAGGTGTATATATAGAGCATGAATTCACACTCAATGCTTTGACAATGCAAGGTATGGGGATTAGCTGGATTGACAAGCGCATGCCGTGTATGACAAGACTCCAAATGGGGTCCTCCAGTTTAATTTGCTCGGCCCAAACTGGTCTTGACCCTTGTCACCTAGAAATGCATTTGGAAATTGGAATGAGTTTCGCAAGCTATTTCTAGATAATtaccaaaccaaaaaaaaaggttggataCTTATTTTTACATATACCAATTCggtctttaaacttttaaacGTGGataaatttagtcttaaatctctAGACGAGTTGTCCATGTAATCCTTCCGGCGACaggcagagaaagaaagaaaacaaaacaattagggccttaaaaaaaatttgcaaatatcgATCACATCGGTGCCGGCCATGTCACATAGGACAACCGGCATTCTACGTTAGCgctttttagtcaaaatttatctGAAGCactattggcaaattgtcaaaaaatttaggactaatgCACGACAcgtagaaaagagaaaaaatgacacaaatattCCATGACCTTTGGCCCAATGTACAATATGGTCCATggatcttttaatttattcaatgtggtcactGAACCTAACCCAAAGTACAATgccgtccctaaacttttagtttgtttaatGCGGTTCatagacttttggtacatgttcaatatagtctctaaaatatattaaaatggTCAACGTTATTCCTCTATTGATTGAAGTTCAGGAACAACATCGAGCgctttcatatagtttagagactatattgaatatgCACCAAAAGTCCAaattcaaaagttcatgaacgacAAAGTATATTAAGCTAAAGTTTacggaccatattgaacaaattaaaagtcgaGAGATCGcatgaactatttgtgtcaCTATTCCATAAAAGCCCCTAGGTCAGCATTTAGGTCAAGCACGGCGTTGAATTGATTCTTCAAGCGCTTGTGGGCTTTTGTGTTCTCCGTGAATGATGGAAATTCAATCTCTTATGTTTTAAGCAACGTGGACTTTTGTCTCCCAAGGCAAACTCGGCCTTTTTTATGGTCTGTCGAAGAACCATCGGTTAACGTAAAGTCTCGTATTTTAcaagttcttgaaattttttcgaCGGACGGATAAGATCTTTACTTTCTTGGTCACCGATCTTCGAGGAACGGTTCATCGATGATGGAAAATCAATCGATTTACGAAAGACATTTTTTCGAGATTGATAATAACAAACTTAGATTTGgaaaaaatgacttcctttttggcaagaaggaaatcactttgtctaaaccaccaaacaaatgaaaactaataatttttcttgaaagtgatTTATGCAagtatttttcacgaaattttCGGTGAAACAAAGACTTCTTAAATATTCGTTATCGGACATTTCTTATGTACACACTTGATGGAAAAATAATTCTCACATGCGAAGTTTGATCGCCTGCAAGTATGCTTCACTCAATTCGTTCTTCGTGGCTTGAGTGGACTTCCGTCAATCCTGGCACTAAGGGTGATCAGTTCCCCGATTTAGGCCGGTTCCATCATAGAATCGAGTACCATACCAGTAGGGCTAGTTCCCAAGTTGTTGGAAATGCGAATGGGATCGGATCGGTCGGTCTTGGTCAGTTTTAAGTTTAGACCGGtctagtttagggttttggcaatttacttttctttacatcgtaaaagaaaagggaaaaaaaaaaacatattggtTTGGGCGGTTCGGATTCGTATATGGAAATGAGAACCGGATCGATTATTAccaattcaaaaaatttggaacaGGAAGCTGGCCAGtttggtccggtccgattctttGAGCGGTGCGGTTCACCTACACATCCCTACCCGGCACCCCCAAGAGTAGACTTCTCAGGTGAACGGGCGGTTGACTCGGGGTTGGAAATTGACTCTCGTTCAGTCAATTTGCCTACCAGTAAAGGGTTCAATTTAATCAGCGGCGGTCCATATATCTTGCCATAAGTCAGTGTTGGAATTCGTCCACTTGATGTTCATGGGCGTACTCAAATTCCAAGTCATGTTGGAAATTCGAGTTCCCTCCACCTGTTATCGTCTCCGCCCACAGCGCCGCCGCCATGCGGTAAACTGTTGAAATTGCATCCATCTAGACCGCGTAAAGCGACTGCCCGCATTTGACCGTGCAAGGAAAACAATGGAGAGAGCTCAATCCCCCCCGATGAAACCGGAGGACGAACACGGCGGTCGCGGAGAACCACCCCGGTCTACACGGACGCGATTCAACAGTTCAACAAAGCACGGCGGCGATGTTTACTTCTGAGATCATTTTGGTGGTCGAGATATTGACATCTTAGGACCGTTTCGGCAGCTGTCATTTGTTTAGGAACGATCGCTTCCGCTTGGTTCGCTATCGTCTAGGCAGCGACCGAGCAACAAAAAATTGCGAATCCGTGATTTGTTTCCACTGTCGTAATCATATCGAAGGAACTACAAAAATagattcttcttcttgttaCTATGAACAGGCAAAGCAAAATCAGAGGCTGGCAGTGTTTATACTACGTGAAAGTTGCTGACCATGGCCAGCCTTAAGTCACATATCTTGCTTTCGTTTCTGCTACTTTTATCTTTCAATGCTGAAGTGAGAGCCAATTCAGAAGCGGAGGCGCTCCTCGCGTGGAAGTCGACTCTCACGAACCAATCCGCACTCCAATCGTGGACAGCCGGCGGGACGATCGGCCCAAACCTGTCGGCGAGCCCGTGCCAGTGGTTTGGCGTCTCCTGTGACGCGGCGGGCAGCGTAGCAAAGATACATCTCCCTGGTGCAAGCCTAGGGGGAAACCTCACAGGCTTGAACTTCTTGTCGTTCGGCAACCTAGTTTCCCTCAACCTCAGCCAATGCAACCTCACGGGCCCTATGCCACCTCAAATCGGCTCGCTTTCGAAGCTGATGCACCTGAATCTCTCCAGGAACATTCTCTCTGGTCGCCTCCCTCCGACGCTATCAAACCTCACTCGCCTCTCCTTGCTTTATCTCGGCAATAACATGATAAGCGGCGAACTAGATCCGTGCCTGTTTTCCAACTGGACCAAGCTCCGGTTCCTGGAACTGCAGAACAACAATTTCACCGGCAAAATCCCCTCGGAGATTGGCCTCCTGACAGATCTTGTAGAGCTAGCTATCTGTAACAACCGTCTGAATGGCTCAATCCCGCATGAAATCGGAAACTTGAAGCATTTAGATGCTATAGCTTTATACGGAAATTATCTCACCGGTCCTATCCCTGCGTCCATCGGCAATCTTACTCGCTTAACATGGTTGTTCTTGCAGCAGAACCAACTTTCAGGACCTATTCCTCAGGACATTGTCAAGTGCGCCAAGCTagtccatttatttttgtatgagAACGACCTCTCGGGTTCGGTACCTCAAGGACTCGCCAACCTTTCATTCCTAAAGGTGCTTCATCTCAGCGTGAACAATCTCTCCGGTCCCTTACCACAAGTATGCCAGGAGTCTCCTCTCGAAATATTCACGGCCGCCTTCAACAGCTTCGCAGGTCCAATGCCAAGAAGCTTGAGAAATTGCACGACTCTCATGCGAGTCCGCCTCGAGAGCAACTTCCTTTCGGGGTATCTAGACCGAGACTTCGGTGTCTATCCGAACCTCAACTATCTTGACTTGAGCGACAATAAATTGAGAGGGGTCCTCTCCCCGAACTGGGGGTCATGCCTGAAGCTGACGCTGCTAAACCTTGCTGGAAATGAGATTGGCGGCACGATTCCGAACGAGCTCGGGAAACTAAGTGTCCTGGGTGTGCTCAATCTGTCGTCTAACCATATTACTGGATTAATGCCGGGACATCTAGGAAACTTATCCTCTCTGTATCAGCTGAATTTAAGAGAGAACAAACTTTCACGTTCGATCCCGTCTCAACTTGGGCACCTGTTGCGTCTCGAGGACCTTGACCTCTCGTCGAACAAGCTGGGAGGCCCCATTCCCGAACAACTCTGGAAATGCTTGAAGCTGCGGAATCTGGTCCTGGCGATTAACAATTTTAGCGGGTCTATATCGCCTCAGATCGGAGACCTAGCACTGCAAGGTTCATTGAACTTGAGTCATAACCACCTCACTGGCAATATACCTCCACAGATTGCAAAGTTGTCCGTGGAGCTTTTAGATCTCTCTCACAACGGGCTGTCCGGCGAAATCCCTCCATCCTTTGCCCAGATGACCAGTTTAACATCTGTCGATTTCTCCTACAATGAACTGGAAGGTCCGATCCCCGATGGCGAAGTTTTCCTCCTCTCCGCCCCGACAGCATTCAGCAACAACAAGAACATGTGTGGCCCAGTCCGAGGTTTCCAACCTTGCAATGCTAAGTTACCAGAGAGCACAGTTCAGAAGAAAAGCCGCAAATTGTGGATCATACTAGGCGTTTCTTTATCAGTCGTTCTATTCCTCATTGTAGTATTGCTCGGAAAATCCATCCTATCCCGCGGGAGAATGAAAAGCCCGAGTGCAAGAATCGCTGGGCTGAACAGCAGGAATGTCTTCTCCGTGCTGAACTATGACGGGAAAGTCGTCTATGAGGACATCGTCAAAGCCACGGAGGGTTTCGACGACAAGTATTGCATCGGGGAGGGCGGAAGCGGAAGAGTCTACAGAGCTCTGCTTCCAACAGGACATGCCTTAGCCATAAAGAAGATCAGGTCCTCGGAAGGCGATGAAATAGAGCAGATCACAGCAAGCTTCATCAATGAGATCAAGCTGTTGACGGCGATACGGCATCGGAACATCGTCAAGTTTTATGGATTCTGCTCCAGCGGGCTTCACAAGTTCCTTGTGTACGACCTGATCGAGAGGGGAAGCTTAGCAAGCATCCTGAAGGACGGCACCGAAGCAGCACGGTTCGACTGGAGGAGGCGAGCGCAGATCGTGAGGGACACGGCAAGTGCCCTGTGTTACATGCACAACGATTGCACGCCGCCTGTGATTCACCGAGACATATCGAGCCGAAACATTCTGTTGAACACAGACTACGAAGCTTTTCTCTCCGACTTCGGCATCTCTAGGATTTTAAAGCCCGATTCGCGCAATTGGACGGCCGTGGCAGGCACATACGGTTATGTTGCTCCAGGTAACTCTTCTCACGCCTCTTTCTCTGCGCTTTACAAGTTTACGCATCATTCGTCATCTGTCACTAGACACATTCCCTTCTGCATAATTGGATTGATTTTCGGCATGCCTTAAGATCATACTAATTGAACCTCTAATCCTGTGGTTAACAGCTTCAGGACTATATTACTATCAGCATATCAGTAGCTATAATACAGAATTTGTACGATCTTGTGCTTTTCATATCACTAGTCTGATGATAGATTTCCTCGTTGCTTGATGCCAGAGCTCGCATACACAATGAGGTTGACCGAGAAATGCGATGTCTATAGCTTCGGCGTCCTGGCACTCGAAGTGATGATAGGAAAACACCCGGCGGAGCTCGGTTTATCTCTGAATTCCCTCCAATCGGAGCCCGGCATGGAGCTACAGGATCTGTTAGATGCACGTCTTCCACCTCCGGCGGATCGTGTCGCCATGGATGAAGTGAAAGCGATAGTGAAGCAAGCATGTTCATGTGTAGATGCTGATCCAAATCGCAGGCCAACCATGAGAGAGGTGTCACGGGCGCTCCTCGAAATTTAGAACAATCTTCACTAGTCTCAAGCTGACACCCGCATCTTCGCATTTGTATCCATTCGTAATAATCGATTGCGTCCAAGTCCCAcaccaggaggcaaatttaggactaaatgggCGATGGAACGTGTCGATAGATAGGCTGATCGTGACGATCACATTCTTGTTCATGTGTAGTAAACAAGTTTCTTGAGCAAAAGTAGAGTTCTTATTGTTTGGACAAGAGTCAAAACAagaattttaaggaaaaaaattcgaataaaaCATGATATAATTCACTAAATctacgtgaaaaaaaaaaagaagtaaattgAGGTTGCTATTTGGGCTCATGGAAGCTCATCGATGTGGGAAGGGCCAAAGTGGAGCATATGCAAGATCACACCTTGAAAGAGCCCAGCTGGAGCATACTTGCTCTTCCTTAGTAAGAAAGTGACGAGCAAGTATTTACTAAGTTCAGATCCAGGTTCAGTCATATCAACACAAGTGTTAGGAGCTACCAAACCCAATGAGATAAAATTTGAGCAAACCAAGAAGGGAGGGCAGACATTTAATGGGCAGCAGATGGAAGAGCGATCATCAATCTGAAGACACAGCCCACAACAGAAGCAAGAGACCTTTATAAATCAGCAAACAGAGAGAGCATCTTGCACATCACATTGGATACATCAAGAGGTGGAGAAGATGTCTAAGCCAGCTCTTGCGCCTCTCCTAATGTTGGTGCTGTGGTTGCTGATGGTCCCTCCTCAGGCCACGGCTTGTCCTTCGGACGGCGGTGCGTGCCGAGACTGCATCGTGGACCAGCTGAGCCACTGTTGCCCATCGTGTGGGCCGGTTCTCCGCTGCATGGGGCGGTGCTTGTGGGGCGGGTCGTCGCAAGTCCAATGCACAAGGAGGTGCAACTGCGACGGCGGGACGCCGAAACTGTCCAATTGCAAGAAATGCATGTCCAAGTGCAAGTGCAGCTGTATGGCCTAGACTTCATAGCTTACCAGAGTTTTGTTGCTGTGGGTTCTGAAGAGAGGAACTGGGGCTTTATATTGTGTAAATTCTGGTCTCTCTTGAGAAATCTTTGGCACTTGGTTTCTGACACATTGGAGTTCAACCTCTGATTCTTTTCAGCCAAAAATAGGTGCTTCTGCATCTGAAATTGCTAATCCTAAACGAAATATGGAGGCATACCAGAATCTGCTAGTTCAAATCAGATGAATTAGCATAGGAAAGATGTCCAGGAAACTAAAGACCAAGTGACTCGATTTCATTTAAATGTAAATCAAGTATATATAGTACACTGTTGGTgacagggaaaaagaaaagctcttAACATTTTGACTTGGGGTACAAGTGCTGGATCAACCTATGAAGGAAAGACTACCAACATAAGTTTGTTTCGAATTGAGTTTATATTCGTGAAATTCCCttgttatttcctttttcacaTTTAAGTTTGTTTTGGGACAATGGTAGTGCTTGCAGACATTTCTCTTCCTTTAACTGTTTCATTAGCGCACCACATGTTGCGATGTTGGTGCTACTCTAATTGAACTGGGGGCGACTGCAGTGCAAATTGTCTAATTTTCGATCAAGGTACGTGTAGAACATCTGTTTGAGACTGTCTCTGCATTTCCAATTGCTTTAGGACGGCTGAGACCGTTTGCATTTCCAATTGCATTTAATCCTGCCAAAGGCATCCTGCCCACTTGAAGGAAACAAAGACATTAATATTGTCGAAAGAGATTAGTATTTGGTGATGTGGGTTGTGCTCTGCTACCCGAAACAAAGACTACTGCAATTTAAAGAGAAGATAACGTGCAACTCTTGTACATCTTACATGGTCAATAAGGTGGGGTAACTCATGTAAGTGCTAGATCATTGGATTTCCCTTATGTAAGCACTTTTCGTTGCTTACATAAGGGAGTAGATGAGGGAACGATGAGTCTTGAAGGAGAAATCGCAACACGTTCTTTCCTTTGCCCGAGAATTTGATGATTCGATTACTCGCATGTCTGCATCCGCTATGAGCTTCAGCGGACCGTCGAGCTTCTAGGAACGCTATTCTATGGTGCAGAGGCAGCTCTGGTTCACGGTTCACTTGGTCTTTGAAGATCTTTGCTGACGTTGCGGTGAGAAATGCTGTTTTGGCTGCAACTCAGGCAGTTGAAACGAAAGGCAACCCCCATGACAAGCAGCATCTCTGTCGTGTCGGTGTAATAATTGGGTGGCGATACTGTTTTGGCTG
This sequence is a window from Rhodamnia argentea isolate NSW1041297 chromosome 3, ASM2092103v1, whole genome shotgun sequence. Protein-coding genes within it:
- the LOC115757069 gene encoding uncharacterized protein LOC115757069: MSKPALAPLLMLVLWLLMVPPQATACPSDGGACRDCIVDQLSHCCPSCGPVLRCMGRCLWGGSSQVQCTRRCNCDGGTPKLSNCKKCMSKCKCSCMA
- the LOC115757076 gene encoding MDIS1-interacting receptor like kinase 2-like; amino-acid sequence: MASLKSHILLSFLLLLSFNAEVRANSEAEALLAWKSTLTNQSALQSWTAGGTIGPNLSASPCQWFGVSCDAAGSVAKIHLPGASLGGNLTGLNFLSFGNLVSLNLSQCNLTGPMPPQIGSLSKLMHLNLSRNILSGRLPPTLSNLTRLSLLYLGNNMISGELDPCLFSNWTKLRFLELQNNNFTGKIPSEIGLLTDLVELAICNNRLNGSIPHEIGNLKHLDAIALYGNYLTGPIPASIGNLTRLTWLFLQQNQLSGPIPQDIVKCAKLVHLFLYENDLSGSVPQGLANLSFLKVLHLSVNNLSGPLPQVCQESPLEIFTAAFNSFAGPMPRSLRNCTTLMRVRLESNFLSGYLDRDFGVYPNLNYLDLSDNKLRGVLSPNWGSCLKLTLLNLAGNEIGGTIPNELGKLSVLGVLNLSSNHITGLMPGHLGNLSSLYQLNLRENKLSRSIPSQLGHLLRLEDLDLSSNKLGGPIPEQLWKCLKLRNLVLAINNFSGSISPQIGDLALQGSLNLSHNHLTGNIPPQIAKLSVELLDLSHNGLSGEIPPSFAQMTSLTSVDFSYNELEGPIPDGEVFLLSAPTAFSNNKNMCGPVRGFQPCNAKLPESTVQKKSRKLWIILGVSLSVVLFLIVVLLGKSILSRGRMKSPSARIAGLNSRNVFSVLNYDGKVVYEDIVKATEGFDDKYCIGEGGSGRVYRALLPTGHALAIKKIRSSEGDEIEQITASFINEIKLLTAIRHRNIVKFYGFCSSGLHKFLVYDLIERGSLASILKDGTEAARFDWRRRAQIVRDTASALCYMHNDCTPPVIHRDISSRNILLNTDYEAFLSDFGISRILKPDSRNWTAVAGTYGYVAPELAYTMRLTEKCDVYSFGVLALEVMIGKHPAELGLSLNSLQSEPGMELQDLLDARLPPPADRVAMDEVKAIVKQACSCVDADPNRRPTMREVSRALLEI